The Antedon mediterranea chromosome 7, ecAntMedi1.1, whole genome shotgun sequence genome has a segment encoding these proteins:
- the LOC140053877 gene encoding AP-2 complex subunit alpha-2-like, protein MPAVKGDGMRGLAVFISDIRNCKSKEAEIKRINKELANIRSKFKGDKTLDGYQKKKYVCKLLFIFLLGHDIDFGHMEAVNLLSSNKYTEKQIGYLFISVLVSESSDLMRLVIQNIKNDLNSRTPAHINLALHCIANIGSKEMAEELGKEVPKLLVSSDTIDEVKQSASLCLLRLYRTSPSSVPVGEWASRVIHLLNDQHMGVVTAATSLIHDLVQANPEDFKGCISLAVSRLSRIVTSSYTDFQDYTYYFVPAPWLSVKLLRLLQCFGPPDDPAVRGRLNECMETILNKAQEPPKSKKVQHSNSKNAVLFEAISLIIHHDSEPNLLVRACNQLGQFLQHRETNLRYLALESMCLLASSEFSREAVKKHQETVVTALKTERDVSVRQRAVDLLYAMCDKTNAEEIVAEMLNYLESADYSIREEMVLKVAILAEKFAVDYTWYVDTILNLIRIAGDYVSEEVWYRVIQIVINRDDVQGYAAKTCFEALQAPACHENMVKVGGYILGEFGNLIAGDPRSSPSVQFELLHSKFHLCSAPTRGLLLSTYIKFINLFPEIKHIIQDVLQTDNQLRNADAELQQRAVEYLQLSNRTSTEVLATVLEEMPPFPERESSLLAKLKKKKPLGFQEEEKTKSKAMPGVSINNVGGESSTDDPTPQMQQPPLPTAPPASIDLLGLDSQPASLNAAPTTNNSSLLVDMFGSPPSAPASVSMGDPNTLSPGAEENFNKFICKNNGVLFENELLQIGVKSEYRMNLGRIGLFFGNKTSYQFTDFSTVVSCPNDLRSKIAVQSDDVGGTIDCGAQVQQMINVECIEDFSDAPRISISFMYGGSKQFVNLKAPVMVSKFFQPAEMNSADFFSRWKQLNIPSQEAQNIFKAALPMDRQANNAKLIGFGMGLLENVDPNPDNFVCSGILKTRELQIGCLMRLEPNAQAQMYRLTLRTSRESVSKELCRLLTTQF, encoded by the exons ATGCCTGCCGTGAAGGGAGATGGAATGAGGGGTTTGGCTGTCTTTATATCGGACATTAGAAATT GCAAAAGTAAGGAAGCAGAGATCAAAAGGATAAACAAAGAATTAGCAAATATCAGGTCAAAGTTTAAAG GGGATAAGACGCTAGATGGATatcaaaaaaagaaatatgtcTGCAAACTACTTTTCATCTTTCTTCTTGGTCATGACATTGACTTTGGACACATGGAAGCTGTTAATCTGCTAAGCTCCAATAAATACACAGAAAAACAAATC GGATACCTATTCATATCAGTTCTTGTGAGTGAGAGTAGTGACCTGATGCGACTGGTGATCCAGAACATTAAGAATGATCTTAACAGTCGTACACCAGCTCATATCAACCTTGCTCTTCACTGCATCGCAAACATTGGCAGCAAAGAAATGGCAGAGGAATTGGGCAAAGAGGTGCCAAAGTTGCTTGTCTCTTC TGATACAATTGATGAAGTTAAACAAAGTGCATCGTTGTGTTTGTTACGGTTGTACCGTACGTCCCCATCATCTGTGCCGGTAGGAGAATGGGCTTCGAGGGTCATTCACCTTCTCAACGATCAACACATG GGTGTTGTTACGGCAGCCACGAGTTTGATCCATGATTTAGTGCAGGCTAACCCAGAGGATTTCAAAGGCTGTATCTCATTGGCCGTATCAAGGCTCAGCAGA attgttACATCATCATACACAGACTTCCAGGATTACACATATTATTTTGTACCAGCACCTTGGCTGTCTGTCAAACTTCTGCGTCTACTCCAATGTTTTGGTCCGCCGGATGACCCAGCGGTCAGAGGTCGTCTCAACGAGTGTATGGAAACTATTCTCAACAAAGCACAG GAACCGCCCAAGTCTAAGAAGGTCCAACATTCCAACTCCAAGAACGCTGTTCTCTTTGAAGCTATTAGTTTGATAATTCACCACGATAG tgaACCTAATTTGTTAGTGAGGGCGTGTAATCAACTTGGGCAGTTCCTACAACATAGAGAGACAAACTTAAG GTACCTTGCACTTGAGAGCATGTGTTTATTAGCGTCATCCGAATTCTCACGAGAGGCTGTTAAAAAACATCAAGAAACAGTTGTAACTGCATTGAAG ACTGAACGTGATGTGAGTGTACGACAACGAGCCGTTGACTTACTGTATGCTATGTGCGACAAAACAAATGCGGAGGAAATAGTAGCAGAAATGTTGAATTACTTAGAGAGTGCAGACTATTCCATTCGGGAAGAAATG GTGTTGAAAGTGGCCATCTTAGCAGAAAAGTTTGCTGTAGACTATACTTGGTACGTAGACACAATACTTAATCTAATTCGAATAGCAGGAGACTATGTCAGCGAGGAGGTGTGGTACCGAGTCATTCAGATAGTCATAAACAGAGACGACGTCCAGGGCTACGCAGCTAAAACTTGTTTTGAg gCTCTTCAGGCACCAGCTTGCCACGAAAACATGGTAAAAGTAGGAGGGTACATCCTTGGTGAATTCGGTAACCTAATTGCAGGTGATCCCAGATCCAG TCCTTCAGTGCAGTTTGAGCTCCTTCATTCCAAGTTTCATTTATGTAGTGCTCCTACAAGAGGCCTCCTGCTCTCTACGTATATCAAGTTTATCAACCTCTTTCCAGAGATTAAGCACATTATTCAAGAT GTTTTGCAAACTGATAACCAACTAAGAAATGCAGATGCTGAACTACAACAGCGTGCTGTAGAGTATCTACAGCTTTCTAACAGGACAAGCACAGAAGTTTTG GCAACTGTTTTGGAGGAAATGCCCCCATTTCCTGAAAGAGAATCATCACTGCTTGCTAAACTAAAGAAGAAGAAACCATTGGGATTCCAAGAAGaagagaaaacaaaatcaaaagcaATGCCAGGTGTGTCAATTAACAACGTCGGCGGAGAGAGCAGCACGGATGACCCCACACCACAG ATGCAGCAACCACCATTGCCAACTGCGCCCCCAGCGTCAATAGACCTTCTCGGTCTTGATTCGCAGCCAGCATCACTGAATGCCGCCCCCACCACTAATAACTCATCATTACTTGTTGACATGTTCGGCAGTCCCCCGAGCGCGCCTGCTTCAGTTTCAATGGGCGATCCAAATACTTTGTCGCCTGGTGCTGAAGAGAATTTTAACAa atTTATCTGCAAGAACAATGGGGTACTGTTTGAGAATGAGCTTCTTCAGATTGGTGTAAAATCTGAGTACCGAATGAACCTTGGACGAATAGGTTTGTTCTTTGGTAACAAGACTAGCTATCAATTCACAGACTTCTCAACTGTAGTTAGCTGTCCGAACGATTTAAGGTCTAAGATCGCTGTTCAGTCTGACGATGTTGGTGGTACCATCGACTGTGGAGCGCAAGTACAACAGATGATAAATGTAGAATGTATTGAGGACTTTTCAGATGCACCTAGAATTAGCATTTCATTCAT gtACGGTGGTTCAAAGCAATTTGTAAATCTTAAAGCTCCCGTCATGGTATCTAAATTCTTTCAGCCTGCAGAGATGAACTCCGCTGATTTCTTTTCCAGATGGAAACAGCTTAATAT CCCATCTCAAGAAGCACAGAATATTTTTAAGGCAGCCCTTCCAATGGACCGACAGGCTAATAATGCTAAG CTAATCGGCTTTGGTATGGGATTGTTGGAAAATGTAGATCCGAATCCAGATAACTTTGTATGCTCTGGTATCCTAAAAACAAGAGAGCTGCAGATTGGTTGCCTAATGAGGCTAGAACCTAATGCACAAGCTCAG ATGTACCGTCTCACATTAAGAACAAGTCGTGAATCTGTATCGAAAGAATTGTGTAGATTGTTAACAACGCAGTTTTGA